A stretch of the Rodentibacter haemolyticus genome encodes the following:
- a CDS encoding phospho-sugar mutase, whose protein sequence is MANIFDLAQNWLSQDPDTETHAELTALLNAAKGGDKKAESELHARFDGRLQFGTAGLRGRLQAGSMGMNRVLVSQAAGGLADYLKNYDKTPSIVIGYDGRKNSDVFARDTAEIMAGAGIKAYLLPRKLPTPVLAYAIQYFDTTAGVMVTASHNPPEDNGYKVYLGKANGGGQIVSPADQDIAALIDKVAAGNIKDLPRRNDYVVLNDEVVDAYIAKTASLAKEPQCDINYVYTAMHGVGYEVLSKTLTKAGLPQPHIVAEQVWPDGTFPTVNFPNPEEKGALDLAIKVAKENNAEFIIANDPDADRLAVAVPDAEGNWKPLHGNVVGCFLGWHLAKQYHAQGKQGVLACSLVSSPALAEIAKKYGFQSEETLTGFKYIGKVQGLLFGFEEALGYLVDPDKVRDKDGISAAIMFLDLVRNLKKQGKTLADYADEFTKEFGAYVSGQISIRVNELSEIAKLMTALRNNPPTEIAGVKVAQFIDHTKTNRQSDILVFVLENGSRLICRPSGTEPKIKFYLDARGTDPKNAEQVLADFDEGVRNILRQETYGKQDC, encoded by the coding sequence ATGGCAAATATTTTTGATCTCGCACAAAATTGGTTAAGCCAAGATCCCGATACAGAAACTCACGCAGAATTGACCGCACTTTTAAATGCAGCCAAAGGTGGTGATAAAAAAGCGGAATCTGAATTGCACGCACGTTTTGACGGTCGTTTACAATTCGGTACCGCCGGATTACGCGGTCGCTTACAAGCCGGTTCGATGGGAATGAACCGCGTGCTTGTTTCTCAAGCGGCAGGCGGATTAGCCGATTATTTAAAAAATTATGATAAAACACCTTCTATCGTAATCGGTTACGATGGACGTAAAAATTCTGATGTATTCGCACGTGACACCGCTGAGATTATGGCAGGTGCCGGCATAAAAGCGTATTTATTACCGCGTAAATTGCCAACTCCGGTATTGGCTTATGCGATTCAATATTTTGACACCACTGCCGGGGTAATGGTTACCGCAAGCCACAACCCACCGGAAGATAACGGATATAAAGTTTATTTAGGTAAAGCAAACGGTGGCGGGCAAATCGTTTCTCCGGCAGATCAAGACATTGCGGCATTAATCGATAAAGTGGCTGCCGGCAATATCAAAGATTTACCACGCCGCAACGATTATGTTGTGTTAAACGATGAAGTTGTTGATGCTTATATTGCGAAAACCGCCTCTTTAGCAAAAGAACCTCAATGCGATATTAACTATGTTTATACGGCAATGCACGGCGTTGGCTATGAAGTCTTAAGCAAAACCTTGACAAAAGCCGGTTTACCGCAACCTCATATTGTCGCAGAACAAGTATGGCCGGACGGTACTTTCCCAACCGTGAATTTCCCGAATCCTGAAGAAAAAGGCGCGTTGGATTTAGCTATTAAAGTAGCAAAAGAAAACAACGCCGAATTTATTATCGCAAACGATCCGGATGCCGATCGCTTAGCCGTTGCCGTGCCGGATGCGGAAGGTAACTGGAAACCATTACACGGAAACGTGGTAGGCTGTTTCTTAGGCTGGCATTTGGCGAAACAATACCATGCACAAGGAAAACAAGGGGTGCTTGCTTGCTCTTTAGTTTCTTCCCCGGCACTGGCCGAAATCGCGAAAAAATACGGTTTTCAATCAGAAGAAACCCTAACGGGTTTTAAATATATCGGTAAAGTTCAAGGGCTCTTATTCGGTTTTGAAGAAGCGCTCGGTTACCTGGTTGATCCGGATAAAGTACGCGATAAAGACGGTATTTCTGCAGCAATTATGTTCTTAGACCTTGTACGGAATTTGAAAAAACAAGGTAAAACCTTGGCTGATTATGCCGATGAGTTTACCAAAGAATTTGGTGCTTATGTCAGCGGACAAATTTCTATTCGTGTGAATGAGCTTTCAGAAATTGCAAAATTAATGACCGCACTTCGCAACAATCCGCCGACTGAAATCGCCGGTGTGAAAGTAGCGCAATTTATCGATCACACCAAAACTAATCGCCAAAGCGACATCTTAGTATTCGTACTTGAAAATGGTAGCCGTTTAATTTGCCGTCCTTCCGGTACGGAGCCTAAAATTAAGTTCTATCTTGATGCACGCGGCACGGATCCGAAAAATGCAGAACAAGTCCTCGCTGATTTTGATGAGGGTGTTCGCAATATTCTTCGTCAAGAGACTTATGGTAAACAAGATTGCTAA
- a CDS encoding DUF5358 domain-containing protein: MKYILTFSMVFLLGACSLFGTPQSPIPAEFAGADYQLSDKDAKQWAIASKQAEQCIYPNLTRIQQQHFKQEDSYIHSQYVFFYPLEKIIGEDYVAMIQKDEKSMNYATYQFKKFRTQSGEIAPLENKACQLLRTQARDDLDVVKGQYKNGMVDETKNEDGTPKKPEDGIATNQNKFFFDIIKWGSALLL, encoded by the coding sequence GTGAAATATATTCTTACTTTTAGTATGGTGTTTTTGCTCGGTGCTTGCAGTTTATTCGGCACACCGCAATCTCCTATTCCCGCAGAATTTGCCGGTGCGGATTATCAACTTTCGGATAAAGATGCAAAACAATGGGCAATAGCCAGTAAACAAGCCGAACAATGTATTTATCCGAATCTTACCCGTATTCAGCAACAACATTTTAAGCAAGAAGACAGCTATATTCATTCTCAATATGTCTTTTTCTATCCGCTTGAAAAAATCATTGGTGAGGATTATGTCGCCATGATCCAAAAAGATGAAAAATCAATGAATTATGCTACTTATCAATTTAAAAAATTCCGTACTCAATCCGGCGAGATTGCGCCTTTAGAAAATAAAGCCTGTCAACTATTACGCACACAAGCCCGTGATGATTTGGATGTGGTGAAAGGTCAATATAAAAACGGTATGGTTGATGAAACAAAAAACGAAGACGGCACGCCGAAGAAACCTGAAGACGGCATTGCAACCAATCAAAACAAATTCTTCTTTGATATTATAAAATGGGGTTCGGCATTATTATTGTGA
- the menB gene encoding 1,4-dihydroxy-2-naphthoyl-CoA synthase produces the protein MQNPKDDVLYAPVEWVEHSEGYTDIRYHKSTDGIAKITINRPEVRNAFRPQTVKEMIHAFSDARFDEKIGVIVLTGEGEKAFCSGGDQKIRGDYGGYKDESGVHHLNVLDFQRDIRTCPKPVVAMVAGYAIGGGHVLHMLCDLTIAAENAIFGQTGPKVGSFDGGWGASYMARLVGQKKAREIWFLCRQYNAQEALDMGLVNTVVPYADLEKETVRWCREMLRNSPIAIRCLKAALNADCDGQAGLQELAGNATMLFYMTEEGQEGRNAFNEKRAPDFSKFRRNP, from the coding sequence ATGCAAAATCCAAAAGATGATGTACTTTATGCGCCGGTTGAGTGGGTTGAACATAGCGAAGGTTATACCGACATTCGTTATCACAAATCTACCGACGGTATCGCAAAAATCACGATTAACCGCCCTGAAGTTCGCAATGCATTCCGCCCGCAAACGGTAAAAGAAATGATCCACGCATTTTCCGATGCGCGTTTTGATGAAAAAATCGGCGTGATTGTGTTAACCGGAGAAGGGGAAAAAGCGTTTTGTTCCGGCGGTGACCAAAAAATTCGCGGCGACTACGGCGGCTATAAAGATGAAAGCGGCGTGCATCACTTAAATGTGTTGGATTTTCAACGTGATATTCGCACCTGTCCAAAACCGGTTGTGGCAATGGTGGCGGGGTATGCCATTGGTGGCGGCCATGTATTGCATATGCTTTGCGATTTAACCATCGCCGCCGAAAATGCGATTTTCGGTCAAACAGGTCCGAAAGTCGGGTCATTTGATGGCGGTTGGGGGGCAAGCTATATGGCGCGTTTGGTCGGTCAGAAAAAGGCGCGCGAAATTTGGTTTTTATGCCGTCAATATAATGCGCAAGAAGCCTTAGATATGGGCTTGGTGAACACGGTTGTGCCTTATGCGGATCTTGAAAAAGAAACCGTGCGTTGGTGTCGTGAAATGTTGCGTAATAGCCCAATCGCTATTCGTTGCTTAAAAGCTGCACTAAATGCGGATTGTGACGGTCAGGCCGGTTTACAAGAATTGGCAGGTAATGCAACGATGCTATTCTATATGACGGAAGAAGGTCAGGAAGGGCGTAATGCATTCAATGAAAAACGCGCACCGGACTTCAGTAAATTTAGACGTAATCCTTAA
- the menC gene encoding o-succinylbenzoate synthase codes for MEKRSFNLYRYAIPVDSQLILRDRFLKRREGLIVRVNCDRDGWGEIAPLPGFSEETLEQAETQAIEWLEKWRERGCDVPQLSLEDAYPSVAFGISCAMNEMKGTLKEEGNYQAAPLCYGDPDKLYAELANLPGEKVAKIKVGMYEANRDGLIADMFLEAIPDLRLRLDANRRWTLEKALQFAAKVKPAHRSRIQFLEEPCKTPVLSREFAVQTGIAIAWDESIREPNFQLQKEPHLSAIVIKPTLIGSIERCVALIERAKALGLTAVISSSIESSLGLTQLARMSQQYTPNVTPGLDTLDLMDYQVLRPWPGSDLPLIGLNAEFITKII; via the coding sequence ATGGAAAAGAGATCTTTCAATCTTTACCGTTACGCCATTCCTGTTGATAGCCAACTGATTTTACGTGATCGATTTTTAAAACGCCGTGAAGGATTAATCGTGCGGGTAAATTGTGATCGTGATGGCTGGGGAGAGATAGCCCCTTTGCCCGGTTTTAGTGAAGAAACACTCGAGCAAGCCGAAACACAAGCGATAGAATGGCTTGAAAAATGGCGTGAAAGAGGTTGTGATGTACCGCAGCTTTCCCTTGAGGATGCTTACCCTTCCGTGGCGTTTGGTATCAGCTGTGCAATGAATGAAATGAAAGGCACTTTAAAAGAAGAGGGCAATTATCAAGCCGCACCGCTATGTTATGGTGATCCTGATAAGCTTTATGCGGAATTAGCCAATCTTCCGGGAGAGAAAGTCGCAAAAATTAAAGTCGGTATGTACGAGGCCAATCGTGACGGATTAATTGCGGATATGTTTTTAGAAGCGATCCCCGATTTGCGATTGCGTTTAGATGCGAATCGGCGTTGGACACTGGAAAAAGCGTTACAATTTGCTGCAAAAGTAAAACCTGCACACCGTTCCCGTATTCAGTTTTTAGAAGAACCTTGTAAAACACCGGTACTCAGTCGTGAATTTGCCGTGCAAACCGGTATTGCTATTGCGTGGGACGAATCAATACGAGAACCCAATTTTCAGCTTCAAAAAGAACCGCACTTATCCGCTATTGTCATAAAACCAACTTTAATCGGCTCGATTGAACGCTGTGTTGCGTTAATTGAACGGGCTAAGGCTTTAGGGTTAACCGCCGTAATAAGTTCAAGTATTGAAAGCAGCCTTGGTTTAACACAACTTGCACGTATGTCGCAGCAATATACACCTAATGTTACGCCGGGGTTAGATACTTTGGATTTAATGGATTATCAAGTGCTTCGCCCATGGCCGGGGTCTGATTTACCGCTTATCGGTTTAAATGCCGAATTTATTACAAAAATTATCTGA
- the aroQ gene encoding type II 3-dehydroquinate dehydratase, whose amino-acid sequence MSQKTRILLLNGPNLNMLGAREPKHYGSLSLASIEANINALAEKHNVELECFQANSEEKLIDKIHQSFQQVDFILINPAAYTHTSVALRDALLAVSIPFVEIHLSNVHKREPFRHHSYFSDVAEGVICGLGAQGYEFAFLFALNYLAKK is encoded by the coding sequence ATGTCGCAAAAAACCCGAATTTTGCTGTTAAATGGCCCGAATCTGAATATGTTAGGCGCCCGTGAACCGAAACACTACGGTAGTTTGTCTTTGGCTTCGATAGAAGCAAATATCAATGCGTTGGCAGAGAAACACAATGTGGAGCTTGAATGTTTTCAGGCGAACAGTGAAGAAAAATTAATTGATAAAATTCATCAAAGTTTCCAACAGGTTGATTTTATTTTAATCAATCCCGCCGCCTATACTCATACAAGTGTTGCTTTGCGTGATGCATTGTTGGCGGTTTCGATTCCTTTCGTGGAAATTCACTTATCTAATGTTCACAAGCGTGAACCGTTCCGTCATCATTCTTATTTTAGTGATGTGGCGGAGGGCGTGATTTGTGGGCTGGGGGCGCAAGGTTACGAGTTCGCTTTTTTATTCGCCTTGAATTATTTAGCGAAGAAATAA
- the accB gene encoding acetyl-CoA carboxylase biotin carboxyl carrier protein: MDIRKIKKLIELVEESGITELEVQEEEGTVRISRAAPVVAPAAVQYAAPVAAPAPIVAPASAPAVQASVPAAPEASDELSGHIVRSPMVGTFYRSPSPEAKAFVEVGQSVKVGDALCIVEAMKMMNRIEADKAGVVKAILINDGEPVEFDEPLIVIE, from the coding sequence ATGGACATTCGTAAAATCAAAAAACTTATCGAATTAGTGGAAGAATCCGGTATTACCGAATTAGAAGTGCAAGAAGAAGAGGGCACGGTGCGTATTAGTCGTGCGGCTCCGGTTGTAGCGCCTGCGGCTGTGCAATATGCCGCACCTGTTGCAGCGCCGGCTCCTATTGTTGCGCCAGCCTCAGCCCCTGCGGTGCAGGCTTCGGTTCCAGCGGCTCCTGAGGCTTCCGATGAGTTATCCGGTCATATTGTTCGTTCGCCGATGGTGGGGACTTTCTATCGTAGCCCAAGCCCGGAAGCAAAAGCTTTCGTTGAAGTCGGACAATCTGTAAAAGTCGGTGATGCGCTTTGTATCGTTGAAGCGATGAAAATGATGAATCGCATTGAGGCAGATAAAGCTGGTGTGGTGAAAGCTATTCTGATTAATGACGGCGAACCGGTGGAATTTGACGAACCGTTAATTGTTATCGAATAA
- the accC gene encoding acetyl-CoA carboxylase biotin carboxylase subunit: MLEKVVIANRGEIALRILRACKELGIKTVAVHSTADRELKHVLLADETVCIGPAPSTKSYLNIPAIIAAAEVTGADAIHPGYGFLSENADFAEQVERSGFIFIGPTADVIRLMGDKVSAIKAMKKAGVPCVPGSDGPVGNDIAKNKEIAKRIGYPIIIKASGGGGGRGMRVVRNEDALEESIAMTKAEAKAAFNNDMVYMEKYLENPRHVEIQVLADTHGNAVYLAERDCSMQRRHQKVVEEAPAPGISEEVRRDIGSRCANACVEIGYRGAGTFEFLYENGEFYFIEMNTRIQVEHPVTEMITGVDLVKEQLRIAAGLPLSIKQEDIKVKGHAIECRINAEDPKSFLPSPGKVNHLHSPGGLGVRWDSHIYGGYTVPPHYDSMIAKLITYGDTRDVAIRRMQNALAETIIDGIKTNIPLHELILEDENFQKGGTNIHYLEKKLGLHD, from the coding sequence ATGTTAGAAAAAGTTGTGATTGCCAACCGTGGTGAGATTGCGTTACGTATCTTACGCGCCTGTAAAGAGTTGGGCATTAAAACCGTTGCGGTGCATTCCACTGCAGACCGCGAATTAAAACATGTTTTATTGGCAGATGAAACCGTTTGTATCGGCCCTGCTCCTTCAACAAAAAGTTACTTAAACATTCCCGCAATTATTGCGGCGGCGGAAGTCACCGGGGCGGATGCCATTCACCCGGGGTATGGTTTTTTGTCTGAAAATGCTGATTTTGCAGAGCAGGTGGAACGTTCCGGCTTTATTTTTATCGGTCCGACGGCAGATGTGATTCGTTTGATGGGGGATAAAGTTTCTGCGATTAAAGCGATGAAAAAAGCCGGTGTACCTTGTGTTCCGGGATCTGATGGTCCGGTAGGCAATGATATTGCGAAAAATAAAGAAATTGCAAAACGTATAGGTTATCCGATTATCATCAAAGCATCCGGTGGCGGTGGCGGTCGTGGTATGCGTGTGGTGCGTAACGAAGATGCGCTTGAAGAATCTATCGCAATGACAAAAGCCGAAGCGAAAGCCGCATTTAATAACGATATGGTTTATATGGAAAAATACTTGGAAAATCCGCGCCATGTGGAAATTCAAGTATTGGCGGATACGCATGGCAATGCGGTGTATTTAGCCGAACGTGATTGTTCTATGCAGCGTCGCCACCAAAAAGTGGTGGAAGAAGCGCCGGCTCCGGGCATTTCTGAAGAAGTGCGCCGTGATATCGGCTCACGTTGTGCCAATGCTTGTGTGGAAATCGGTTATCGTGGTGCTGGTACGTTTGAGTTTTTGTATGAAAACGGTGAGTTTTATTTCATTGAAATGAATACCCGTATCCAAGTGGAACATCCGGTAACGGAAATGATCACCGGTGTGGATTTGGTTAAAGAGCAGTTACGCATTGCAGCGGGACTACCGCTTTCTATCAAGCAAGAAGATATTAAAGTGAAAGGTCATGCGATTGAGTGCCGTATTAATGCGGAAGATCCGAAGTCTTTCTTACCTTCACCGGGCAAAGTGAATCACTTACATTCGCCAGGCGGTTTAGGCGTGCGTTGGGATTCTCATATTTATGGCGGTTATACCGTGCCTCCGCACTATGATTCTATGATCGCAAAACTTATCACTTATGGTGATACCCGTGACGTTGCAATTCGCCGTATGCAGAATGCGTTGGCCGAAACGATCATCGATGGCATTAAAACCAATATTCCGTTACATGAATTGATTTTAGAAGATGAGAACTTCCAAAAAGGTGGTACAAATATTCACTACCTTGAGAAGAAATTAGGTTTACATGATTAA
- the glmU gene encoding bifunctional UDP-N-acetylglucosamine diphosphorylase/glucosamine-1-phosphate N-acetyltransferase GlmU produces the protein MTNKTLSAVILAAGKGTRMYSDLPKVLHTIAGKPMVKHVIDTTNSLGAENVHLIYGHGGELMRERLANEKVNWVLQTEQLGTAHAVQQAAPFFKDDENILVLYGDVPLISKETLEELIAAKPENGIALLTVNLDNPTGYGRIIRENGNVVAIVEQKDANEVQLKIQEGNTGVMVSDGASLKKWLARVDNHNAQGEYYLTDLVTLANQEGCQVTAVQASDMMEVEGANNRLQLASLERYYQRKQADRLLLEGVMLFDPERFDLRGTLEHGKDVKIDTNVIIEGDVRLGNRVKIGAGCVLKNVVIGDDVEVKPYSVLEDAVIGEKAAIGPFSRLRPGTELAAETHVGNFVEIKKSVVGKGSKVNHLTYVGDSEIGANCNIGAGVITCNYDGANKFKTIIGDNVFVGSDTQLVAPVTVEDGATIGAGSTITRNVDKDELVITRVPQRHIQGWQRPVKKK, from the coding sequence ATGACAAATAAAACATTAAGTGCGGTCATTTTGGCGGCAGGAAAAGGCACACGTATGTATTCTGACTTACCGAAGGTGTTGCATACCATTGCAGGTAAACCTATGGTGAAACACGTCATTGATACGACAAATTCACTGGGTGCGGAAAATGTACATTTAATTTATGGTCATGGCGGCGAATTGATGCGTGAACGCCTTGCGAACGAAAAGGTAAATTGGGTGCTGCAAACGGAACAATTGGGAACAGCCCACGCCGTGCAACAAGCCGCACCGTTTTTTAAAGATGATGAAAATATCCTCGTACTTTACGGTGATGTGCCGCTTATTTCAAAAGAAACATTGGAAGAATTAATTGCTGCGAAACCTGAAAACGGCATTGCATTATTAACGGTTAATTTAGATAACCCTACAGGCTATGGGCGCATCATTCGTGAAAATGGTAATGTCGTGGCGATTGTTGAGCAAAAAGATGCCAATGAAGTGCAATTAAAAATTCAAGAAGGGAATACCGGTGTAATGGTATCAGACGGAGCCAGCTTAAAAAAATGGCTTGCCCGTGTAGATAATCACAATGCCCAAGGCGAATATTATTTAACGGATTTAGTTACCTTGGCAAATCAAGAGGGCTGCCAAGTCACTGCGGTGCAAGCTTCAGATATGATGGAAGTGGAAGGGGCAAACAATCGTTTACAACTTGCCTCACTTGAACGTTACTATCAACGCAAACAAGCGGATCGTTTATTGCTTGAAGGCGTAATGTTATTTGATCCTGAGCGTTTTGATTTAAGAGGAACACTTGAACACGGTAAAGATGTGAAAATTGATACGAATGTCATTATTGAAGGCGATGTACGTTTAGGTAATCGAGTAAAAATCGGTGCCGGCTGTGTGCTGAAAAATGTTGTGATTGGTGATGATGTAGAAGTGAAACCTTATTCGGTATTGGAAGATGCGGTCATTGGTGAAAAAGCCGCTATCGGTCCTTTCTCTCGCCTACGCCCCGGTACGGAACTTGCCGCCGAAACCCACGTAGGCAACTTTGTTGAAATTAAAAAATCCGTTGTCGGCAAAGGTTCAAAAGTGAATCATTTAACCTATGTTGGCGATAGTGAAATCGGTGCAAACTGTAATATCGGCGCAGGGGTCATTACCTGTAACTATGATGGCGCAAACAAGTTTAAAACTATCATTGGCGATAATGTATTTGTAGGCTCGGATACGCAACTTGTCGCCCCGGTTACTGTTGAAGACGGAGCAACTATCGGTGCCGGTTCAACCATTACCCGCAATGTGGACAAAGATGAGTTGGTTATTACACGTGTACCGCAACGCCACATTCAGGGCTGGCAACGTCCGGTTAAGAAAAAGTAA
- a CDS encoding DeoR/GlpR family DNA-binding transcription regulator — translation MRNRDEIILQLINQQGRVGVLELAKQCTVSVETIRRDLNRLEKKGLLYRTHGGAVSKKTTDLGAFFQTRQHINAAAKRYIAKNALELLYENAVIGLDASSTSWYFAHLMPDIPCTVVTNSMFNINALVNKPNIKTIVTGGVYSSKYEAFYGPLSEYLLQRLHINFSIFSCSGIDSQGKIWESNELNASIKRKMMDASEQCYLLVDHSKFEKKSLIQLAELRKINTIFTDSDLPYELQNYCESADVMTVL, via the coding sequence ATGCGCAATAGAGATGAAATCATTCTACAATTAATTAATCAGCAAGGAAGAGTTGGTGTGTTAGAGCTGGCGAAACAGTGTACTGTGTCGGTGGAAACTATTCGACGTGATTTAAATCGTCTTGAAAAGAAAGGATTGCTTTATCGAACACACGGCGGTGCAGTCAGCAAGAAAACCACAGATCTGGGTGCTTTTTTTCAAACACGTCAGCATATTAACGCGGCAGCCAAACGTTATATTGCCAAAAATGCGCTTGAATTACTCTATGAAAATGCGGTTATTGGTTTGGATGCGAGTTCTACAAGTTGGTATTTTGCCCATTTAATGCCTGATATTCCCTGTACGGTAGTGACTAATTCGATGTTTAATATCAATGCCTTAGTGAATAAACCTAATATTAAGACAATTGTTACCGGCGGTGTTTATTCTTCAAAATATGAAGCCTTTTATGGTCCTTTATCCGAATATTTACTCCAACGTTTACACATTAATTTTTCTATATTCTCTTGTTCGGGTATTGATAGCCAAGGAAAAATTTGGGAGTCAAATGAGCTTAATGCTTCTATAAAGCGAAAAATGATGGATGCCTCGGAACAATGCTACCTCTTAGTTGACCATTCCAAATTTGAGAAAAAAAGCCTTATACAATTAGCTGAATTGAGAAAAATTAATACGATTTTTACGGACTCCGATCTGCCCTATGAACTTCAAAACTATTGTGAAAGTGCAGATGTAATGACTGTTTTATAA